The nucleotide window gtgtcatgtcctccgttagatccaagtactctaagtcttttcttagagtctcttccaaagttttcctaggtcttcctctaccccttcggccctgaacctctgtcccgtagtcacatcttcgaaccggagcgtcagtcggccttctttgcacatgtccaaatcaccggagccgattttctctcatctttcctacaatttcggctactcctactttacctcggatatcctcattcccaatcttatcctttctcgtgtgcccacacatcccacgaagcatcctcatctccgctacacccattttgtgtacgtgttgatgcttcaccacccaacattctgtgccatacaacatcgctggccttattgccgtcctataaaattttcccttgagcttcagtggcctacgacggtcacacaacacgccggatgcactctttccatccagctcgtattctatggttgagatctccatctaattctccgttctcttgcaagatagatcctaggtagcgaaaacggtcgctttttgtgatcttcgctagattgctccgatcattagtgtggataagtatataaatggataaagataggaaagcaaacacaagatgtacgtggttcacccagattggctacgtccacggaatagaagagttctcattaattgtgaagggtttacacaagtacataggttcaagctctcctttagtgagtacaagtgaatgatttagtacaaatgacattaggaaatattgtgggagaatgatctcgtaatcacgaaacttctaagtatcggagtgtggtgtcgtcttgacttgccttatccgtctcataggtagatgtggcatcttctctagaagtactcttcctccatccaggggtggtatctttaactggtggagatgcacaaggtaatgtatcaatttcacttgaagcttacttgtagtttcaggcttggtcaagcgcgatacaaaccatgtagtaggagtcccccaagtcgccgagctagggggtctgctgaaagaggtgacagacaaggtaagcaatcagagctccgactgattgttcaccttctccccatcttgcagcagcatgaaggataaagagaagaaaaatgagaagagatgatatgagatacttttgcttttgaagaagtaactttccacaggcttattcttgaactgagctggagggttttctggtttcctccagagtataaggccgactgaagaatttgagggtcaaaacaagtccatcaaatctagagtacgttccaccctgctgatatgggatacttttgcttttgacagagtaatggatgtatcggcacgtgtgctgttacgcttgtctccacatgcttccttgtatccttcgcacttgccctatctgttcctcaagcagatgcggaatcttccctggaaacataagatgttgaagatgagtactcgagagcaatgccaggtaagtaatcaggtaaggggttccaggcagtcagttcctggctggaagcttgattccaagtgctgactgattgctctctttctccttgtcttgcaggtaaaaacaaggccaaaagaaaagacagggaaaaagcatgatatgggatactcttgcttttaaccctgatgatatgagatattcttgctctagtatagcttgtttgcagaggtattatcggggggaaagaaagctgaatatttcgaaaggcttcgttgggagtgccctctcagatatgatgaagggttgagcatttttgcaggtctgcctgtccgttggggatggaggtcgacatatataggagtctccctaacaacaagtagtaatgctattcctttaccttgcttggtcatagcacggtagtgggagctgccagtttcacatgttttaactctgtcagagcactttgaaaaagtggtctgtggtatctggctcttgagattcggagaacgatgcctcttcgatttttgagaaagcaatcatgctgggggtctgactcttgagattcggagagcagtgtctcttcgatttttgaggaagtaatcatgttgggagtctggctctcgagattcggagggcggtgccttttcgattttggagcaagcaatcttgttgggagtgttgtctcgaatgtgagtaaaggttgggcatgtttgctagtctaccttgccacgaagcacaaaggttgacacacagggactttccaattatccagcaatggtactgttcctttaccctctcttcgattttgagaaagtagtcatgttgggagtctggctctcgagattcggaggacggtgcctcttcgattttggagcaagcaatcttgttgggagtgttttctcgaatgtgagtaaaggttgggcatgtttgctagtctaccttgccacgaagcacagaggttgacacacagggacttttcaattatccagcagtggtactgttcctttacccttgtgggtaataatatggtagctagaccttcaaaatttatgtgtctaaactttgttagtgctgtttctttgctattcttttacctttcttggtcagagcaatgtagtgggagctgcaagcttcacgtgctcaactttgacagagaactttggcaaagttatctgtggtacccatgagctattgttgcgtgtgggaagtgggtgattgaacagtaagattcatgtgctttctacttcaccagaagtcttcgacagaatgcccataatttctgcaaagctgagtgtgcgtgtgacaggtgctgacaaggctagaaaagtaggtgcctcttcgatttctgagatcggccctcgtggtctctgagcagcctagcttttgagaaagcgagcgcctcttcgattgattcggagaacgatgcctcatcgatttttgagaaagtaatcatgctgggggtctggctctcgagattcgaggagcagtgtctcttcgatttttgagaaagtaatcatgttgggagtctggctctcgagatttggagggcggtgcctcttcgattttggagcaagcaatcttgttgggagtgttaaaattgctattcttttacccttcttggtcagagcgatgtagtgggagctgcaagcttcacgtgctcaactttggcagagaactttggcaaagttatttgtggtacccatgagctattgttgcgtgtgggaagtgggtgattgaacagtaaaattcatgtgttttctacttccccagaagtctttgacagaatgcctataatttccgcaaagctgagtgtgcgtgtgacaggtgctgacaaggctgaaaaagtaggtgcctcttcgatttctgagatcggccctcgtggtctctgggtagcccagcttttgagaaagcgagcgcctcttcgatttatgagatcggccttcgtggtctttgagcagcccaacttttgagaaagcaaacgcctcttcgatttctgagatcaaccctcgtgatctctaagcagcccagcttttgagaaagcaaacgcctcttcgatttctgaagctccgtcgagtgcagatttttataggggctggcattaagttccaaagcacacttgaatctccaccagtagaagcttcattcttgcacttctaagatcttgatttgtccgacctcttctctcttcaacacctttgaaaatgtctggcccctccgaccgtcgttttgacttgaaccttgttgaagaggcagccccgccttctccagacaacatatggcgcccatctttcgtctcccctactggtcctcttaccgttggggattccgtgatgaagaatgatatgaccgctgcggtggtggccaggaaccttctcactcccaaagataacagactactttccaaacggtctgatgagttagctgttaaggattcgctggctctcagtgttcagtgtgcaggttctgtgtctaatatggcccaatgcctatttgctcgaacccgccaagttgaatcattggcggctgaagtgatgagtcttaaacaggagattagggggctcaagcatgagaataaacagttgcaccggctcgcacatgactatgctacaaacatgaagaggaagcttgaccagatgaaggaaactgatggtcaggttttacttgatcatcagagatttgtgggtttgttccaaaggcatttattgccttcgtcttctggggctgtaccgcgtaatgaagctccaaatgatcaacctctgatgcctcctccttctagggttctgtccagtactgaggctccaaatgatccccctccggtgccttctctttctggggctctaccgactgctgagacttctcctaagcaacctttgtgaaggctccctcttgtgtgtttattttgactcatgtatatgtacatatttgtagcttatcggggatatcaataaataagctttccttcatttcaacgtattgtgttaaatacaccaaagccttcttcgctaagttctttgaattttcttttgttgaagcttgtaagttgaagctttctgagtggagcatgtaggttggggtagtgttccgttaatttcccgagtgaggaaaacttctcggttggagacttggaaaatccaagtcactgagtgggatcggctatatgaatcttagaacgccattgtgctcgatcctgtgtcatgtccttcgttagatccaagtactctaagtcttttcttagagtctcttccaaagttttcctaggtcttcctctaccccttcggccctgaacctctgtcacatagtcgcatcttctaatcggagcgtcagtaggccttctttgcacatgtccaaaccaccgtaaccgattttctctcatctttccttcaatttcggctactcctactttaccccggatatcctcattcctaatcttatcctttctcgtgtgcccacacatccaacgaagcatcctcatctccgctacacccattttgtgtacgtgttgatgtttcaccgcccaacattttgtgccatacagcatcgccggccttattgccgtcctataaaattttcccttgagcttcagtggcatacggcggtcacacaacacgccggatgcactcttccacttcatccatccagcttgtattctatggttgagatctccatctaattctccgttcttttgcaagatagatcctaggtaacgaaaacggtcgctctttggtatttcttgatctccgatcctcacccctaactcgttttggcctccatttgcactgaacttgcactccatatattctgtctttgatcggcttaggcgaagacctttagattccaacacttctctccaaaggttaagctttgcatttaccccttcctgagtttcatctatcaacactatatcgtctgcgaaaagcatacaccaaggaatatcatcttgaatatgtcctgttaactcatccattaccaacgcaaaaaggtaaggacttaaggatgagccttgatgtaatcctacagttatgggaaagctttcggtttgtccttcatgagtttttacggcagtctttgctccttcatacatatgctttatagcttggatatatgctactcgtactcctttcttctctaaaatcctccaaagaaagGAGAGAGCCTCTTGGATGAGGGCCTTGCATTCTCAACAAATTACCTCAAGAACCTCAGTGGACTTAATGTTACCAATGGACTAGGAGAACAAGTGAGTCATGCACTGGAACTTCCACTGCACCATAGAATGCAAAGATTAGAATCTAGATGGTATATTGAGGCACACAGTAAAAGGCCAGATGCAAATAAGGTGCTACTTGAAATTGCCAAGCGAGATTTTAACAGGGTGCAATGCACACTCCAAAGGGATCTTCAAGAAGTATCAGGGTGATTATTTTTCCTCTTATACGTGCAATATTTGAGAATAGAGAATCAAACACAGCACTCAGAGTACAACTATATACATGTTTTAAACCATCAAGGTAATTATATATTTACGAGCATAAGCATTATCCTAATTCAATTAGTGTTTGCTTCATTAATCTTTCATTTAGGTGGTGGGTGGATATGGGCTTAGCCGAAAAGTTGAGCTTCACCAGAGACAGATTGATGGAGTGCTTTTTTTGGTCGGTTGGAATCATCTTTGAACCTCAACACAGTCATGTCAGGAAAGAGCTGACAAAAGTGGCTGCTCTAGTAACCACCATTGATGATGTCTATGATGTTTATGGTACTCTGGATGAACTAGAGCTTTTTACTTCTGCTGTTGAAAGGTTAGAAATTAAAAAGACAGTCAATATACAATCATTTACttttgaatatgcatttaatTCAGAGTTACTTATGGCATTCCATTGCGTACTTGTGCTACTCAGATGGGATATCAAAGCTGTAGAAAATCTTCCAGATTACATGAAGCTTTGTTTTCTAGCTCTTTATAACACAGGGAATAAGATGATTTATGACACTCTAAAGAAGCAAGGAGAAAATGTCCTCCCTTATGTCACAAAAGTGGTATGTACATTACATTCATATATCATAtatcaaaaaatatatatatatatatatgatatatatgatatatatgatatatatatatatatatatatatataatgctaCTTAGACATATAAAATTAACCACCTTATTGACACACAATCTAACTATTACTGTACTAGAGAATATGTACAAAGtagtcaatttttttctttctacattAGTAATATCATTTTGTTCTCCAATTAAATTATAACTTCAGTTTTCAATATTAATTAAGTGCAATCTTTTGAATTCTATACATCTCAGTGGGCTGATTTGTACAAAGCATTTCTAAAGGAGACAACGTGGTgttattgtggatgcaaattttctcctcttcgatcttggacgattttgcacctacaaaacaactagcaccttaggttaaggccaagagcctcacgcgcccacgatgaatggggggggctttggccgaagaacctccgatgccaaagttagaattttagagagaaatagtgtttagaatatttgggattttttgtaagagaattggaacTAGTGTTTTGTGAAAATGGGACCCAATTTATAGGAGAGGAAATGGTGATTTATTTTGGGGGGTTATGGAGATAATGGGCTAGTTATTTTGGGGAGTTATGGAaataattggctagttaattagcAAATAGTAATAACCTAATTAACTAGCTATTTGAATGTCATAAAAAGGGGGAGAAAATGGCAGcaacaaacagaaaataaagggtatggccggccctagtgggtttttggttataatttAGAGGTTtagttgataattaagggattgattaggtaattaatcccttaattagtcaattttaggaaatatgaaaggaataagtatattatttagctaattgattagctaaataatgaaatgggaaatatatgaataaattaggttttaagttgatacatattttgggcacttttgacttggttaaaGGATAATTGTCTGCTGATTGCACGTAGGAATCTCGGTATAcctcaagggtagttttgtctttttttgtcaaaaatccacgcgtcgccttgtgattatttttggctccacagttaTAACAAGCACACACCCACATTTGAAGAATATATTGACAATGCATGGATATCAGTCTCAGCGGTGGTGTTCTTAGTTCATACATATTTTCTCCTCAACCCAAAGATCACAAAGCAAGCACTTGAATGCTTAGAGAATCACCATAGTCTCTTGCATTGGCCATCTCTTATTTTCCGGCTTTCCAATGATTTGAGTACTTCGGcagtatgttttttttttttttttttttttttataattattaagGGGAGGGTTGAAAACTCTTACTATTctatatattaatttgtttCCACACTGCAGGCAGAAGTGGAGAGAGGAGAAACTGCGAACTCAATCTCATGCATGATGCGTGGCAGTCTACATATTTCTGAGGAATCTGCTCGTCAATATATAAGTAATTTGGTTGAAAATAGTTGGAAGAAGCTGAACAAAGATGGAGCTGCTGCTACTCCATTTACTGAGCAGTTTGTAAAAGCAGCAAGAAACCTTGCTCGGATTTCCCAATGCATATATCAATATGGTGATGGGCATGGAGCTCCAGACACAAGAGCAAAGAATCGAATCCTATCAGTGATTATCGATCCCATTTAATGACATAACACAGACATCTATATATGCTGGATGGTTATTAGCCACTAACACAGTGGAATTTATAATAGTTTCTTGTTTGATTTTTCATTATGTATTAGACAAACGTTTGTATTTAATCTAAAAGTCATGtgataattaatatttaagCTTTCAAAGCTCCAATATTTTTTGGTgttaaattcttaaaaaaatcatttgactgGTTTTACTAATATATACCAAAAAATGTGATTGGACGATGTTAAATACATAAAATCCATTTACTTGTTATACAAGTATATACAAAAGATGTGGGTTTGGGTGGTATTGCatatcaataaaaaatttgacaaaTCATTAGCAAGATCACTAGATTAATATACATTACCTAAGTTATACGTCTCCCTGTATATAAGTAGACATATAATTTGGgtaataatatttataaatGTGTGTCcagagaaaaattaaattttaaaaagtaaaagaagTAAGAGTATTTTTAGAAGTTTGGTAAGGTTAGGTTTATAAGTTAAGAAGTTAAGTGTCCAAAGAAGTTAAAAAGAAGTtacgagtttttttttttttttttcctctttagaAGTTTAGAAGttaagttccaaaaaaaaaaaaatgtgttcagaAACAAAACTTGGAGTGCATATACAAttactcattttttatttgcataCAAATGCCCAAGTACTAAATGTTTTTTAGGCCttgtttggcagctcggactgtactgactatttcagtcggataggataaatagtcatcggatagtactgactaaattagtcgggcgtttggtgaATGTCAGactaatgaccgtattatttatactgtgtttggtacTTTTATTTATGTGTTTGGTACttgttaataatatttttaaattgataattcaaaaaaaaaattacaaatgtgtttttaaaaatgaaagttcacaatccaaaaaaaaaaatcaaaattaaataaaaaatcatcaattcTTTCGTCACCATCATCgtcttccttttctttcatcCACCAACCAATCAAATTTGCAGAAGCAAATCTCCAAATTATTGATCAGAGCTTGCTCACCCAGCAAGCAGAAAGTCCATGTCCATGTCCATGCTTTACAAGGGAGTGTGCAGCCAAAAATGCAGgtgaaataaaaaaacccagttttgagtttttaatccATTGAAACCAAAACCCAGATGAAATCTTTTCCAGTTTTGAGTTTAATCACCgaacatcatcaaaatcaaataacAATTAAGCCAAAAACTTAGATAATGTCTCTCCACAACAGGAACGGCGTGATTTGGATTCGATCTGCCATCTCTGGTTTTCCGTTCAAAATTTGCTTGATGCTAATTGGAGGTGGGGAtggagaaagagggagagaaggaATACCTTAGTTGAGAAGGAGTTTCTGATGTGTAGAAGCAGATGGCAAGATGGTTGGAGCAGTTAGTTTTGCTTTAGCGTGAAGTTCATGAACCCGACTAAATAATACCAAGGAATTGGACGGGATAAGCAAGCGGGCGTAAGGGGTATAAAAAATGGTGGGGCCGGATTAATAATCCGGTGCTTATTTAGTCCAAAACCCACCAAACACCTGTTTCGTATTATATAGTACAATCCGATGTCTTATACGGTGTGCCAAACGAAGCCTTAGTGATTGGGCTTGGGGCCCGACAAACTAAAGAATaacactgtttttttttttttaagtttagtacGGTTATGTTTAGAAGTTAAGAAGTGAAGTGTCCAAAGAGGTTAAAAGAAGTTacgagtatttttttttctccctttaGAAGTTTACAAGTT belongs to Malus sylvestris chromosome 17, drMalSylv7.2, whole genome shotgun sequence and includes:
- the LOC126611736 gene encoding tricyclene synthase EBOS, chloroplastic-like; translated protein: MAKEHTRVSTSPLSASGSLDNMGFRSPKKGESLLDEGLAFSTNYLKNLSGLNVTNGLGEQVSHALELPLHHRMQRLESRWYIEAHSKRPDANKVLLEIAKRDFNRVQCTLQRDLQEVSGWWVDMGLAEKLSFTRDRLMECFFWSVGIIFEPQHSHVRKELTKVAALVTTIDDVYDVYGTLDELELFTSAVERWDIKAVENLPDYMKLCFLALYNTGNKMIYDTLKKQGENVLPYVTKVWADLYKAFLKETTWCYNKHTPTFEEYIDNAWISVSAVVFLVHTYFLLNPKITKQALECLENHHSLLHWPSLIFRLSNDLSTSAAEVERGETANSISCMMRGSLHISEESARQYISNLVENSWKKLNKDGAAATPFTEQFVKAARNLARISQCIYQYGDGHGAPDTRAKNRILSVIIDPI